Proteins from a genomic interval of Candidatus Tanganyikabacteria bacterium:
- a CDS encoding DUF2442 domain-containing protein: MIRNVTDVRPIGDRRLWLRFDDGAEGEINLDDRIEFTGVFEPMQDPKFFDRVAVNEFGTIAWPNEADLDPIVLYSWATGAPLPDWASQPEVV; this comes from the coding sequence ATGATCCGGAACGTGACCGACGTGAGGCCGATCGGAGACCGGCGGCTGTGGCTCCGATTCGATGACGGAGCCGAAGGTGAGATCAATCTCGACGATCGGATCGAGTTCACCGGCGTGTTCGAGCCCATGCAGGACCCGAAGTTCTTCGACCGGGTGGCGGTGAACGAGTTCGGAACCATCGCCTGGCCCAACGAGGCAGACCTGGATCCTATCGTCCTGTATTCGTGGGCCACGGGAGCTCCCCTTCCGGACTGGGCCTCGCAGCCCGAAGTCGTCTAG
- a CDS encoding SEC-C domain-containing protein, which produces MGAPCGFPGAITRTVRRSPSLVRKRGQELQAAAAVRPGAPAPGYLAAPSARKAPCPCGSGKRFKHCRVMPSQEAAQRSKAPPCSRACSKEIRHPPHG; this is translated from the coding sequence ATGGGGGCTCCCTGCGGATTTCCTGGCGCAATCACGAGGACGGTCCGCCGTTCCCCGAGCCTGGTCCGGAAGCGCGGGCAGGAGCTCCAGGCGGCGGCGGCCGTTCGCCCGGGCGCGCCAGCTCCCGGTTACCTGGCCGCGCCGTCGGCACGCAAGGCACCTTGTCCCTGCGGCTCGGGGAAGAGGTTCAAGCATTGCCGCGTGATGCCCTCGCAGGAAGCGGCGCAACGCTCGAAGGCACCCCCTTGCAGCCGCGCATGTTCCAAGGAGATTCGACATCCTCCCCACGGCTGA
- a CDS encoding DUF4160 domain-containing protein produces the protein MPEISRFFGISITMNFDDHNPPHFHVQYGDQQGIVRIAPCTLMDGRLSPRVLGLVMEWAALHQAELEANWNRARSRRPLERIAPLE, from the coding sequence ATGCCCGAAATCAGCCGATTCTTCGGCATCTCCATAACGATGAACTTCGACGATCACAACCCTCCGCACTTTCACGTCCAGTACGGCGATCAGCAAGGCATTGTGCGGATTGCTCCGTGCACGCTAATGGATGGCCGGCTATCCCCGAGAGTGCTAGGCTTGGTGATGGAGTGGGCGGCCTTGCACCAAGCCGAGCTGGAGGCCAACTGGAATCGGGCCAGGAGTCGGCGGCCGCTTGAGAGGATCGCCCCTCTGGAGTGA